A stretch of the Mesorhizobium huakuii genome encodes the following:
- a CDS encoding DNA polymerase III subunit chi, whose amino-acid sequence MADVLFYHLTESTLEDALPGLLERSVDRGWRAVVQTGTEERRDALDQHLWTFRDDSFLAHATDREAYPGEQPILLTTGDGNPNEAKIRFLVDGAVPSDLAGYERAVFLFDGHDAAQVEAARGHWKTMKDAGHAVTYWQQTSDRRWERKANAVQGTQT is encoded by the coding sequence ATGGCCGACGTGCTGTTCTATCATCTGACCGAATCGACGCTGGAGGATGCGCTGCCGGGCCTGCTCGAGCGCAGCGTCGATCGTGGCTGGCGCGCCGTGGTGCAGACCGGCACCGAGGAACGCCGCGACGCGCTCGACCAGCATCTGTGGACCTTCCGCGATGATTCCTTCCTGGCGCACGCGACAGATCGCGAGGCTTATCCCGGCGAACAGCCTATCCTGTTGACCACCGGCGACGGCAATCCCAACGAAGCCAAAATAAGATTCCTGGTCGACGGCGCGGTACCATCAGACCTTGCCGGCTACGAGCGTGCCGTGTTCCTGTTCGACGGCCATGACGCCGCCCAGGTCGAGGCGGCGAGGGGGCATTGGAAGACGATGAAGGACGCGGGCCACGCCGTGACCTACTGGCAGCAGACATCGGACCGCCGCTGGGAGCGCAAGGCTAACGCCGTGCAGGGAACACAGACCTAA
- a CDS encoding LPS-assembly protein LptD yields the protein MREAFLPSNRQANLARLYAASALACLLACAVPLPAFAQEVGKMATNVPSGSQMLLAADTLEYNNDNQTVTAVGGVQIDYGGNRLVAQKVVYDRNTKRMVATGNVEIVNSDGTKINSQHIDITDDFADGFVNALRVETIDKAYFAAESAERMGGVLTTFHNGVYTACEPCEDKPDKAPTWRVKARKIIWNGEKKTVRFENANFEFFGFPLAYLPAFEIADPTVKRKSGFLIPGISYNSHLGYSVKVPYYFALSPTYDLTVTGSGYTKQGFLGEAEWRQRFNNGAYSLKIAGIQQRDPDAFIDSAGRNVDSGAAGDPNKFRGMMGTQGQFAINERWNFGWDVLLQTDKDFSSTYNIDKYNAGVHQSTVYLTGLNGRNYFDVRAMHFDVQENTLNSNIAARSNQQPWVLPSLDYAYIPDASVAGGQLSLNVNSRVLRRNELDQTYFTPYDASSGTQRVRGIEGESGRLTAEAEWKRTFVTDDGLVLTPLLALQGDVDYLNASSGSLAAINQMATNLGERDDMRSSFARYMATAGLEMRWPMLFSLASGSSHVIEPMAQLFLRPNEQYVGGLAVPNEDAQSMVFDATTLFERDKFSGYDRIEGGSRANVGVRYSGSFINGWGTNAIFGQSYQIGGENSFAEPDLVNVGAYSGLQTTKSDYVGLFGVNSPNGFAASVSGRFDEQTFEMRRAEFKAAYSGLPVSLSAKYAFIQAQPLYGFTTDRHEVTLGASTHLAQNWRVFGTGTYDLQESLLVKDGVGFAYNDSCFTYLMTYSQSRDLNTREVTQSIGFNLSFRTLGDFGSSTSAIDTIQ from the coding sequence GTGAGGGAGGCGTTTTTGCCCAGCAACAGGCAGGCCAATTTGGCGCGCCTCTATGCGGCGAGCGCCTTGGCGTGCCTGCTTGCCTGCGCCGTGCCATTGCCCGCGTTCGCGCAGGAAGTCGGCAAGATGGCGACCAATGTTCCGTCCGGCTCGCAGATGCTGCTGGCCGCCGACACACTGGAGTACAACAACGACAACCAGACGGTGACCGCCGTCGGCGGCGTGCAGATCGACTATGGCGGCAACCGCCTCGTCGCCCAGAAGGTCGTATATGACCGCAACACCAAGCGGATGGTTGCCACCGGCAATGTTGAGATCGTCAACAGCGACGGCACCAAGATCAATTCGCAGCATATCGATATCACCGACGATTTCGCCGACGGTTTCGTCAACGCACTGCGCGTTGAAACCATCGACAAGGCCTATTTCGCCGCCGAAAGCGCCGAGCGCATGGGCGGCGTGCTGACCACATTCCACAATGGCGTCTATACCGCCTGCGAACCGTGCGAGGACAAGCCCGACAAGGCGCCGACCTGGCGCGTGAAGGCCAGGAAGATCATCTGGAACGGCGAGAAGAAGACGGTTCGCTTCGAGAATGCGAATTTCGAGTTCTTCGGCTTCCCGCTCGCCTACCTGCCGGCGTTCGAGATCGCCGACCCGACGGTGAAGCGCAAGAGCGGCTTCCTGATCCCGGGGATCAGCTACAACAGCCACCTGGGATACAGCGTCAAGGTTCCCTATTATTTCGCCCTTTCGCCGACTTATGACCTGACGGTGACGGGAAGCGGCTACACCAAGCAGGGCTTCCTCGGAGAGGCCGAGTGGCGCCAGCGCTTCAACAATGGCGCATACAGTTTGAAGATCGCCGGAATCCAGCAGCGGGATCCGGACGCCTTCATCGACAGCGCCGGGCGCAACGTCGATTCGGGCGCGGCGGGCGATCCCAACAAATTCCGCGGCATGATGGGCACGCAAGGCCAGTTCGCCATCAACGAACGCTGGAATTTCGGCTGGGACGTGCTGCTGCAGACCGACAAGGACTTCTCGAGCACCTACAACATCGACAAGTACAATGCCGGCGTCCATCAGTCGACGGTCTACCTGACGGGGCTCAACGGCCGCAACTACTTCGATGTACGCGCCATGCACTTCGACGTGCAGGAAAATACACTCAACAGCAATATTGCCGCGCGCAGCAACCAGCAGCCATGGGTGCTGCCGTCGCTCGACTACGCCTATATCCCTGACGCGTCGGTGGCTGGCGGCCAATTGTCGCTCAACGTCAATTCGCGCGTCCTCCGCCGCAACGAGCTCGACCAGACCTATTTCACCCCTTACGATGCGAGCTCAGGCACGCAGCGCGTTCGTGGTATCGAAGGTGAATCCGGCCGTCTTACCGCCGAGGCCGAGTGGAAGCGGACATTCGTCACCGACGACGGACTGGTGCTGACACCATTGCTGGCGTTGCAGGGCGACGTCGATTACCTCAATGCGTCATCTGGTTCGTTGGCCGCCATCAACCAGATGGCAACGAATTTGGGCGAGCGGGACGATATGCGCTCGTCGTTTGCCCGTTACATGGCAACCGCGGGCCTCGAAATGCGTTGGCCGATGCTGTTTTCGCTGGCCAGCGGATCGAGCCATGTCATCGAGCCGATGGCGCAGTTGTTTCTGCGTCCCAACGAACAATATGTCGGTGGCCTCGCTGTTCCCAATGAAGACGCCCAGAGCATGGTGTTCGACGCGACCACCCTGTTCGAACGCGACAAGTTCTCCGGCTACGACCGCATCGAAGGCGGTTCGCGCGCCAATGTCGGCGTCCGCTATTCCGGCTCCTTTATCAACGGCTGGGGCACCAATGCCATTTTCGGCCAGTCCTATCAGATTGGCGGCGAGAACTCCTTCGCCGAGCCGGATCTGGTCAATGTCGGCGCCTATTCGGGCCTTCAGACCACCAAGTCCGACTATGTCGGTCTGTTTGGCGTCAACAGCCCGAACGGATTCGCGGCCTCGGTCAGCGGCCGCTTCGACGAACAGACCTTCGAGATGCGCCGCGCCGAGTTCAAGGCCGCCTATTCAGGCCTGCCGGTGTCGCTCAGCGCCAAATACGCCTTCATCCAGGCCCAGCCGCTGTACGGCTTCACCACCGACCGTCACGAGGTCACACTGGGTGCGTCGACGCACCTTGCCCAGAACTGGCGCGTGTTCGGGACAGGGACCTATGATCTGCAGGAAAGCCTGCTGGTCAAGGATGGGGTCGGCTTTGCCTACAACGATTCCTGCTTCACTTACCTGATGACGTACTCGCAGTCGCGTGACCTGAACACCAGGGAAGTGACGCAGAGCATCGGCTTCAACCTGTCGTTCCGCACCCTCGGCGACTTCGGCTCGTCGACCAGCGCAATCGACACCATCCAGTAG
- a CDS encoding DUF995 domain-containing protein — MKRVLGYSIGTALACSIAFLACQLPAVAKTAAQVAELAKQAEAVPDEGIYQMYQNRSWLWGQNGAGFFAVQGRQFSAWTSDKGKLGYGDGIWFIPGGGKLCFRAKWHGAGGDSNAVTCFEHRQSGKVLYQRKLPDGDWYVFRSSHRNSADEFMKLKYGDDVSRKQKRIEAQE, encoded by the coding sequence GTGAAACGAGTATTGGGATATTCCATTGGAACGGCACTTGCCTGTTCCATAGCATTCCTGGCTTGCCAGCTTCCGGCGGTAGCCAAGACAGCGGCGCAAGTCGCCGAACTGGCCAAGCAGGCCGAAGCGGTGCCCGACGAAGGCATCTACCAGATGTATCAGAACCGCTCGTGGCTCTGGGGCCAGAACGGTGCAGGATTTTTTGCCGTGCAGGGTCGTCAATTCAGCGCCTGGACTTCGGACAAGGGCAAACTGGGTTACGGTGACGGTATCTGGTTCATTCCAGGCGGAGGCAAGCTTTGCTTCCGGGCGAAATGGCATGGCGCGGGGGGCGACTCCAACGCCGTCACCTGCTTCGAGCATCGCCAGTCCGGCAAGGTGCTTTACCAGCGCAAATTACCGGATGGCGACTGGTACGTCTTCAGAAGCTCGCATCGCAACTCGGCGGACGAGTTCATGAAATTGAAATACGGCGACGATGTCAGCCGGAAACAGAAACGGATCGAGGCACAAGAATAG
- the pdxA gene encoding 4-hydroxythreonine-4-phosphate dehydrogenase PdxA: MTALALSVGDPSGIGPEIAIAAFLAREAVGLPAFYLLADPALIASRARQLGVSVPIVETTPIGAAQVFAHALPIVPLAAHFIDSPGRPDSANAAGTVEAIDRAVAACFAGDAAAVVTCPIAKKPLYDAGFRFPGHTEYLAHLAARHSGVDAMPVMMLAGPDLRTVPVTIHIALAEVPKALTTELIVATARITAADLASRFGIARPRLAIAGLNPHAGEGGSMGLEDERIVRPAVDILRAEGIDAFGPLPADTLFHARARASYDVVLCMYHDQALIPAKTLAFDEAVNVTLGLPFIRTSPDHGTAFDIAGKGLARPDSLIAALKLARKLADTDAKAVAA; encoded by the coding sequence ATGACCGCGCTGGCGCTGAGCGTCGGCGATCCCTCCGGCATCGGGCCCGAAATCGCCATCGCCGCCTTCCTGGCGCGCGAGGCAGTCGGCTTGCCCGCCTTCTATCTTTTGGCCGATCCGGCGCTGATCGCCTCGCGGGCGAGGCAACTGGGCGTGTCGGTGCCGATCGTCGAGACAACGCCGATTGGAGCGGCGCAGGTTTTCGCCCATGCCTTGCCCATCGTTCCACTGGCGGCCCATTTCATCGACAGCCCCGGCCGGCCGGATTCGGCCAATGCGGCCGGCACCGTCGAGGCCATCGACCGCGCTGTCGCCGCCTGCTTTGCCGGCGATGCCGCAGCCGTGGTCACCTGCCCAATCGCCAAGAAGCCGCTCTACGACGCAGGGTTCCGCTTTCCCGGCCACACCGAGTATCTGGCGCATCTGGCGGCGCGACACAGCGGTGTCGACGCGATGCCGGTCATGATGCTGGCGGGCCCCGACCTGCGCACGGTTCCCGTCACCATCCACATCGCTCTGGCCGAGGTGCCGAAGGCCCTGACCACCGAGCTGATCGTCGCGACCGCGCGCATCACCGCGGCCGACCTCGCCAGCCGCTTCGGCATCGCCAGGCCGAGGCTTGCCATTGCCGGCCTCAATCCGCATGCCGGCGAAGGTGGTTCCATGGGTCTGGAGGACGAGCGTATCGTGCGCCCGGCGGTCGACATCCTGCGCGCCGAAGGCATCGATGCGTTCGGCCCGCTGCCGGCCGACACGCTGTTCCATGCCCGGGCGCGGGCAAGCTATGACGTGGTCCTGTGTATGTATCACGACCAGGCATTGATCCCCGCCAAGACGCTGGCTTTCGACGAGGCGGTCAACGTTACGCTCGGCCTGCCCTTCATCCGCACGTCGCCCGACCATGGCACCGCCTTCGATATCGCCGGCAAGGGCCTTGCGCGACCGGACAGCCTGATCGCGGCGCTGAAGCTCGCCAGGAAGCTCGCCGACACCGACGCAAAGGCCGTGGCCGCATGA
- a CDS encoding leucyl aminopeptidase, with the protein MNPRPSIAFAKFAAPQTAASRKGTVFVLSADDGGLSDAARAYDPGKTLERAFPVAEFTGKFAGVVEILAPEGTSLDRLVAVGAGKAAGLDEYAWLKLGGTIAASLRKATDVAVVLDLVGASADGKDATNLAAGILLRSYSFDKYKTRKDKDDAKADPKKPVKVTIHTADPAGAKKAFADAEAVIDGVLLARDLVNEPANMLGPIEFAARAKELETLGVKVEILTEKEMKKLGMGSLLGVAQGSPRGARMAVMQWSGGKPKDSPIAFVGKGVTFDTGGNSMKPASGMEDMKGDMGGAAAVTGLMHALAARKAKANVVGIIGLVENAVDGHAQRPGDIVTSMSGQTIEVLNTDAEGRLVLADALWYCNDRFQPKFMVNLATLTGAIMVALGLHYAGLFSNNDELAERLAAAGQATQERLWRMPLGAEYDKLIDSKNADMKNIGGRYGGAIIAAQFLQRFVKDTPWAHLDIAGTAMGSPSNEINQSWGSGFGVRLLDRLVRDHYES; encoded by the coding sequence ATGAACCCGAGACCGTCGATCGCCTTTGCAAAATTCGCCGCGCCTCAGACAGCGGCAAGCAGGAAGGGCACGGTCTTCGTGCTGTCGGCGGATGATGGCGGCCTGAGCGACGCGGCCAGGGCTTACGATCCCGGCAAGACGCTGGAACGGGCCTTTCCGGTGGCCGAGTTCACCGGCAAGTTCGCCGGCGTCGTCGAGATTCTGGCACCGGAAGGAACGTCACTCGACAGGCTGGTCGCGGTCGGTGCCGGCAAGGCGGCAGGGCTCGATGAATATGCCTGGCTGAAACTGGGCGGCACCATCGCAGCGTCGTTGCGCAAGGCAACTGACGTCGCCGTGGTGCTCGACCTGGTCGGCGCCTCGGCGGATGGCAAGGATGCCACCAACCTTGCGGCAGGCATTCTCCTGCGCAGCTATTCGTTCGACAAGTACAAGACCAGGAAGGACAAGGATGACGCCAAGGCCGATCCGAAGAAGCCGGTCAAGGTAACCATCCACACCGCCGACCCGGCAGGCGCCAAGAAGGCCTTCGCGGATGCCGAGGCGGTGATCGACGGCGTGCTTCTGGCGCGCGACCTCGTCAACGAACCGGCAAATATGCTGGGGCCGATCGAGTTCGCGGCCCGCGCCAAGGAACTCGAGACGCTCGGCGTCAAGGTCGAGATCCTGACCGAAAAGGAGATGAAGAAGCTTGGCATGGGCTCGCTGCTCGGCGTCGCGCAAGGCTCGCCACGTGGCGCGCGCATGGCCGTCATGCAGTGGAGCGGCGGCAAACCCAAGGACAGCCCGATCGCCTTCGTCGGCAAGGGCGTCACCTTCGACACCGGCGGCAATTCGATGAAGCCGGCTTCGGGCATGGAGGACATGAAGGGCGATATGGGTGGTGCCGCCGCGGTAACCGGGCTGATGCACGCCTTGGCCGCGCGCAAGGCGAAAGCCAATGTCGTTGGCATCATCGGCCTGGTCGAAAACGCCGTCGACGGCCATGCCCAGCGCCCCGGCGACATCGTCACCTCGATGTCGGGCCAGACCATCGAGGTGCTCAACACCGACGCCGAGGGTCGCCTCGTGCTGGCCGACGCGCTGTGGTACTGCAACGACCGCTTCCAGCCGAAATTCATGGTCAATCTGGCGACGCTGACCGGCGCCATCATGGTCGCGCTCGGCCTGCATTATGCCGGCCTGTTCTCCAACAATGACGAACTGGCGGAAAGGCTGGCGGCGGCGGGGCAGGCGACGCAGGAGCGGCTGTGGCGCATGCCGCTTGGCGCCGAATACGACAAGCTCATCGATTCCAAGAACGCCGATATGAAGAACATCGGCGGCCGCTATGGCGGCGCCATCATCGCCGCACAATTCCTGCAGCGCTTCGTCAAGGACACGCCCTGGGCTCATCTCGACATTGCCGGCACGGCCATGGGTTCGCCATCGAACGAGATCAACCAGTCCTGGGGCTCAGGCTTCGGCGTGCGGCTGCTCGACCGGCTGGTGCGCGATCACTACGAGAGCTGA
- the lptF gene encoding LPS export ABC transporter permease LptF has product MKVVERYIMRRAFVVFLAALVWTLAIVWTTQVLAKIDLVTDSGQSSLTFFEVAALILPSIIPIVVPFALVVAVAQTLSVMNSDSELAVVNAAGASRWTIVRPIMLLALAASVFSFAVDNGIDPYARQKNRALVAESRADLLSLIIQEGTFRKIEDGLFLQIGERLPNNKLGGIFVADSREEGVNLVYYAKTGSVVERGGEKVLMMNDGVIHRKTLTGDLSVIRFTSYAFDMSAFMAAASEVTLLPKDQTTQYLLNPSPNDKNFQQNPQQYRAEVDQRFSEWLYSMVFALIALAVAGDARSHREARVNPLITAITISLFVRWLGFFAASKADEVPQYAYMVYGVPIVASAVAIWFIVSNRTMELPVAWADWMTNLAGRVGDGWNALKLRWSRRGTSGQEIG; this is encoded by the coding sequence ATGAAGGTCGTTGAACGCTACATCATGCGCCGCGCTTTCGTGGTCTTCCTGGCAGCGCTGGTCTGGACGCTGGCCATCGTGTGGACCACGCAGGTGCTGGCCAAGATCGATCTGGTTACCGACAGCGGCCAGTCGTCGCTGACCTTCTTCGAGGTCGCCGCCCTCATTCTTCCCTCGATCATTCCGATCGTCGTGCCTTTCGCGCTGGTGGTGGCGGTCGCCCAGACACTCAGTGTCATGAATTCGGATTCCGAACTGGCCGTCGTCAACGCCGCCGGCGCCTCGCGCTGGACGATCGTGCGGCCAATCATGCTGCTGGCCCTCGCAGCCAGCGTTTTTTCCTTTGCCGTCGACAATGGCATCGACCCCTATGCACGGCAGAAGAACCGCGCTTTGGTGGCGGAGTCGCGCGCCGACCTGTTGTCGCTGATCATCCAGGAAGGCACTTTCCGAAAGATCGAGGACGGGCTGTTCCTGCAAATTGGCGAGCGGCTTCCCAACAACAAGCTGGGCGGCATCTTCGTCGCCGATTCGCGCGAGGAAGGCGTCAATCTCGTCTATTACGCCAAGACCGGTAGCGTCGTCGAACGCGGCGGCGAAAAGGTGCTGATGATGAATGACGGCGTCATCCACCGCAAAACGCTGACCGGCGACCTCAGTGTCATCCGGTTCACGTCCTATGCCTTCGACATGTCAGCCTTCATGGCGGCGGCCTCCGAGGTGACGCTTTTGCCGAAGGACCAGACAACCCAGTACCTGCTCAATCCGAGCCCCAACGACAAGAATTTTCAGCAAAACCCGCAGCAATATCGGGCCGAGGTCGACCAGCGGTTTTCGGAATGGCTGTATTCCATGGTGTTCGCGCTGATCGCGCTCGCGGTGGCCGGCGATGCGCGCTCGCATCGCGAGGCGCGCGTCAATCCATTGATCACGGCCATCACCATCTCGCTGTTCGTGCGCTGGCTGGGTTTCTTTGCCGCCAGCAAAGCCGATGAAGTGCCGCAATATGCCTATATGGTCTATGGCGTGCCCATCGTGGCTTCGGCGGTGGCGATCTGGTTCATCGTGTCGAACCGGACCATGGAACTGCCGGTGGCCTGGGCGGACTGGATGACGAACCTGGCCGGCCGCGTTGGTGACGGCTGGAACGCCCTCAAGCTGCGTTGGTCCAGGCGCGGCACTTCAGGCCAGGAGATCGGCTGA
- a CDS encoding peptidylprolyl isomerase produces the protein MLMMRKYLFSAGFALLVAATSVSMTVMTPPAFASEIKYVVNDIPVTSGDIAHRAAFLKLQRKKGDAAQEMIDQTLRLAEAKRLGIRISDAQVEAAYQRFATNNKMQLSQLDGVMEKSGVGKDHFKEFIRAQMAWNQALSARYRSGEGGSVTEQDAVRRMLDKGGAKPSATEYMLQQVIFVVPAAERSATLAKRKREADAMRARFNGCNTTREFAKGLIDVTVRDLGRVLAPQLPPDWAEQIKATKVGGATVTRETERGVEFIGICSSREVSDDKTAQMVFQSEGSNDKAADDLSKKYVDELKAKARIVKR, from the coding sequence ATGCTAATGATGAGGAAATACCTCTTTTCAGCAGGGTTTGCGCTGCTTGTGGCGGCGACATCCGTGTCGATGACCGTCATGACGCCGCCGGCTTTTGCCAGCGAGATCAAATACGTCGTCAACGACATACCCGTCACGTCAGGCGATATCGCGCACCGCGCCGCCTTTTTGAAACTGCAGCGCAAGAAGGGCGATGCCGCCCAGGAAATGATCGACCAGACGCTGCGCCTTGCCGAAGCCAAGCGGCTTGGCATCCGTATCAGCGACGCCCAGGTCGAGGCCGCCTATCAGCGCTTTGCCACCAACAACAAGATGCAGCTCAGCCAGCTTGATGGCGTGATGGAGAAATCCGGCGTCGGCAAGGACCATTTCAAGGAGTTTATCCGCGCCCAGATGGCCTGGAATCAGGCCTTGAGTGCGCGTTACCGTTCCGGCGAAGGCGGCAGCGTGACCGAGCAGGATGCGGTCAGGCGCATGCTCGACAAAGGCGGGGCCAAACCGAGCGCCACCGAGTACATGCTGCAGCAGGTCATCTTCGTCGTACCGGCCGCCGAACGCAGCGCGACGCTGGCCAAGCGCAAGCGAGAGGCCGATGCCATGCGCGCCCGCTTCAACGGCTGCAACACGACGCGCGAGTTCGCCAAGGGCCTTATCGACGTCACCGTTCGCGATCTGGGCCGGGTGCTGGCGCCGCAATTGCCGCCGGACTGGGCCGAGCAGATCAAGGCGACCAAGGTCGGCGGCGCCACCGTCACGCGCGAAACCGAGCGCGGTGTCGAGTTCATCGGCATCTGCTCATCGCGCGAAGTGTCGGACGACAAGACAGCGCAGATGGTGTTCCAGAGCGAAGGCTCCAACGACAAGGCGGCCGACGATCTGAGCAAGAAATATGTCGACGAGTTGAAGGCGAAAGCCCGTATCGTCAAGCGCTGA
- a CDS encoding glycoside hydrolase family 26 protein: protein MKNTAVSALAMALALGGSVAFPTLAGAGSEAATDPVHTSSAASAFGSYDPYGDFGADKSASIEELFLPWEDVDLTSLPLADAYALQRNRSLLITIEPWTWSKDWRITPSELRDGILSGKYDANMQAICNLVGAMKSPVTIRWAQEMEDTNGRFTWANWAPKDWIAAYKREVDLCRKAAPAAKYMWSPKGEVGLEKYYPGDDYVDVIGLSVFGLQKKDNDEAGRDRTFAEALKPGYDRVAGFNKPVVVAELGYVGKQEYVSQWAADSRKSYAEFPALTSVVYFNQKEVWPWLGGYGLPDWRVTQHVLP, encoded by the coding sequence ATGAAAAATACCGCAGTAAGTGCGCTTGCAATGGCATTGGCCTTGGGCGGCAGCGTAGCGTTCCCAACTCTGGCGGGCGCCGGCTCCGAGGCCGCGACGGATCCCGTTCATACGAGCAGCGCCGCTTCGGCGTTCGGATCCTATGACCCCTACGGAGACTTCGGCGCCGACAAGAGTGCAAGCATCGAGGAGCTCTTCCTGCCCTGGGAAGACGTCGACCTGACGAGCCTACCCTTAGCCGATGCCTACGCGCTTCAGCGAAACCGGTCGCTGTTGATCACCATCGAGCCTTGGACCTGGTCGAAGGACTGGCGCATCACCCCGAGCGAACTGCGCGACGGCATATTGAGCGGCAAATATGACGCAAACATGCAGGCAATCTGCAATCTGGTGGGAGCAATGAAGAGCCCCGTCACCATTCGCTGGGCGCAGGAAATGGAGGACACCAACGGTCGCTTCACCTGGGCCAACTGGGCACCCAAGGACTGGATCGCCGCCTACAAGCGCGAGGTCGATCTGTGCCGCAAAGCTGCACCAGCCGCCAAATATATGTGGTCCCCCAAGGGTGAAGTGGGTCTGGAGAAATACTACCCTGGCGACGACTATGTCGACGTCATCGGGCTGTCGGTGTTCGGCCTGCAGAAAAAGGACAATGACGAGGCCGGTCGTGATCGTACGTTCGCCGAGGCGCTGAAGCCCGGATATGACCGCGTCGCGGGTTTCAACAAGCCGGTCGTGGTGGCGGAACTCGGCTATGTCGGGAAGCAGGAATATGTTTCGCAATGGGCGGCCGATTCCCGCAAGTCCTATGCGGAGTTTCCGGCCCTGACGTCGGTTGTCTACTTCAATCAGAAGGAAGTGTGGCCATGGTTGGGTGGCTATGGGCTGCCCGATTGGAGGGTTACCCAGCACGTCTTGCCCTAG
- the lptG gene encoding LPS export ABC transporter permease LptG — MMGWTLGRYFFFRYVTITIWFFLGLLALVFLIDFTELSGRTTGLPGFTYGTAVAISSLRMPMIMLQTVPFVGLFSAMATLVSLNRRYELVIARSAGVSAWQFLLPCCIGALLFGFVSVGLINPLAAHAFSLSEQIETQLRSGKSNTVSADAAPWIRQKTGTGDTIIGARAILNQGLEMSDAVFFVLDQQGNIVERKDAARAYLRDGYWDLQDVKTFRNGTIQPAASDRVPTNLKPEFVQERLARPETIPFYDLPGKIEVARSFGLKANAFAMQFDSLVALPFLLVAMTLIAATVSMRFARMGQSATMILGGVVAGFLLYVVSVLVKAFGVAGFVPTAIAAWVPVVVAMFFGVTFLLYKEDG, encoded by the coding sequence CTGATGGGCTGGACGCTGGGCCGTTACTTCTTCTTCCGGTACGTCACGATCACGATCTGGTTCTTCCTGGGCCTGTTGGCGCTGGTGTTCCTGATCGATTTCACCGAGCTGTCCGGCCGCACCACCGGCCTGCCCGGCTTCACCTACGGAACGGCGGTGGCCATTTCGAGCCTTCGCATGCCGATGATCATGCTGCAGACGGTGCCGTTTGTCGGCCTGTTCTCGGCAATGGCGACACTGGTTTCGCTCAACCGCCGCTACGAGCTGGTCATCGCGCGGTCCGCCGGCGTTTCCGCCTGGCAATTCCTTTTGCCATGCTGCATCGGAGCGTTGCTGTTCGGCTTTGTGTCGGTCGGGCTCATCAACCCGCTCGCCGCGCATGCCTTCTCGCTGTCCGAGCAGATCGAAACCCAGTTGCGCTCCGGCAAATCAAATACGGTTTCGGCCGATGCCGCGCCCTGGATTCGCCAGAAAACCGGCACCGGCGACACCATCATCGGCGCGCGGGCCATCCTCAACCAAGGCCTGGAGATGTCCGACGCCGTCTTTTTTGTCCTCGACCAGCAAGGCAACATCGTCGAGCGCAAGGATGCCGCGCGTGCTTACCTGCGGGATGGCTATTGGGATTTGCAGGATGTGAAGACCTTCAGGAACGGCACCATCCAGCCCGCGGCAAGCGATCGTGTGCCGACCAATCTGAAGCCTGAATTCGTGCAGGAGCGGCTGGCGCGCCCGGAGACCATTCCGTTCTACGACCTGCCTGGAAAAATCGAGGTTGCCCGTTCCTTCGGCCTCAAGGCAAATGCGTTTGCCATGCAGTTTGATTCGCTGGTGGCGTTGCCGTTCCTCCTCGTCGCCATGACGCTGATTGCGGCAACAGTTTCAATGCGATTTGCGAGGATGGGACAATCGGCAACGATGATTCTGGGTGGCGTCGTTGCCGGGTTTCTGCTTTATGTCGTTTCGGTGCTGGTGAAGGCATTCGGCGTGGCGGGGTTCGTGCCGACCGCCATAGCCGCCTGGGTGCCGGTCGTGGTAGCTATGTTCTTCGGGGTGACTTTCCTGCTATACAAGGAAGACGGCTAG